In the Lysinibacillus sp. PLM2 genome, one interval contains:
- a CDS encoding GTP pyrophosphokinase produces MGQWDVFLSPYKQAVDELKIKLKGMRSQFGIRGNTSPIEFVTGRVKPLASIYDKSLEKGIPFEPSERLAEEMQDIAGLRIMCQFVDDITTVANLIRQRDDLRVVEEIDYIAHKKPSGYRSYHLIVAYPVETINGKREVLAEIQIRTLAMNFWASIEHSLNYKYKGVFPEEIKNRLQSAAEAAFRLDEEMSSIRSEIQEAQAYFSEVKEATNPTIPTKKEKE; encoded by the coding sequence ATGGGACAATGGGATGTTTTTTTAAGTCCATACAAACAAGCTGTAGATGAATTAAAAATAAAGCTAAAAGGCATGCGTTCTCAGTTTGGAATACGGGGGAATACATCACCTATTGAGTTTGTGACAGGGAGAGTAAAACCTTTAGCAAGTATATATGATAAATCTTTAGAAAAAGGAATCCCTTTTGAGCCATCCGAACGATTGGCAGAAGAAATGCAAGATATTGCAGGATTACGAATTATGTGTCAGTTTGTAGATGATATTACAACAGTCGCTAATCTAATACGACAAAGAGATGACCTTCGAGTTGTTGAAGAAATCGATTATATCGCACATAAAAAACCAAGTGGCTATCGTTCATATCACTTGATAGTTGCCTATCCTGTTGAAACGATTAATGGAAAAAGAGAAGTTTTAGCTGAAATTCAAATCAGAACTTTAGCCATGAACTTCTGGGCATCAATTGAGCATTCATTAAATTATAAATATAAAGGGGTATTTCCAGAAGAAATAAAAAATCGACTACAAAGTGCTGCAGAGGCGGCATTCCGTTTAGATGAAGAAATGTCATCCATTCGAAGTGAAATTCAAGAAGCCCAAGCATATTTTAGCGAAGTAAAAGAAGCAACCAATCCAACGATTCCTACAAAAAAGGAAAAGGAGTGA
- the nadK1 gene encoding NAD kinase 1, which translates to MKFSIQSRRDDQSNELRDLAKTYLQDFGLTFDEEEPEIVISIGGDGTLLHAFHRHTHRLDKVAFVGIHTGHLGFYADWKPSELEKLVLSIAKKEYNVVEYPLLQVKVQHNNAETNTYLALNEITVKSPDVTLVMDIDLNGTHFERFRGDGLCVSTPSGSTAYNKALGGAIIHPTLQAFQITEMASINNRVFRTVGSSLVLPAHHHCVLKPVTNQKFTMTIDHIHLEQTDLKSITFNVAAQKVRFARFRPFPFWERVHDSFVSND; encoded by the coding sequence TTGAAATTCTCTATCCAATCACGTAGAGACGATCAATCAAATGAATTAAGAGACCTAGCAAAAACATATCTACAAGATTTTGGTCTAACATTTGATGAAGAAGAGCCTGAAATCGTCATTTCCATTGGCGGTGATGGTACATTATTACACGCCTTTCATCGGCATACCCACCGACTTGATAAAGTTGCTTTTGTCGGTATTCATACTGGTCATTTAGGTTTTTATGCGGATTGGAAACCTTCTGAATTAGAAAAACTTGTTTTATCGATTGCTAAGAAAGAATACAACGTTGTAGAATATCCTCTCCTTCAAGTAAAGGTGCAACATAATAATGCTGAGACAAATACGTATTTAGCATTAAATGAAATAACAGTGAAATCTCCGGATGTAACCTTAGTTATGGATATTGACTTAAATGGAACCCATTTTGAACGCTTTAGAGGAGATGGATTGTGTGTATCTACACCTTCTGGAAGTACGGCTTATAATAAAGCATTAGGTGGAGCAATAATTCATCCAACATTACAAGCATTTCAAATAACTGAAATGGCATCGATTAACAATCGTGTTTTCCGTACAGTAGGTTCTTCATTAGTATTACCTGCTCATCATCATTGTGTTTTAAAGCCAGTTACAAATCAAAAGTTTACAATGACGATTGATCATATTCATTTAGAACAAACGGATTTGAAGTCTATTACATTTAATGTAGCGGCTCAAAAAGTGCGATTTGCGAGATTTAGACCGTTTCCTTTTTGGGAAAGAGTACACGATTCGTTTGTGTCAAATGACTAG
- a CDS encoding pseudouridine synthase, which yields MDKRFRITFYANRDGELLREAIEAEGISKRALTSIKFNGGNILVNGDEKTVRYSLNKGDEITIFFPLEEVSDGLVIEHGKLNIVYEDEALLIIEKPPFMNTIPSREHPTGSIANYVCGYFKERGIHSTVHIVTRLDRDTSGLLCIAKHSHIHHLMGIQQQNKQINKQYEAIVHGHVELDEQSIIAPIGRKPPSIIEREVRDDGQYSHTDVKVITRGYFNSEPISHVRLQLHTGRTHQIRVHMAHIGHPLVGDDLYGGSRELYNRQALHCVHLEMIHPLTKEKIFFSSEILETMKNLINNEMFEQ from the coding sequence ATGGACAAAAGATTTAGAATAACATTTTACGCAAATCGAGATGGCGAGCTTCTTCGTGAAGCTATTGAAGCAGAGGGAATATCAAAACGAGCCTTAACATCCATTAAATTTAATGGAGGAAACATCTTAGTAAATGGTGATGAGAAAACAGTTCGGTACTCATTAAATAAAGGCGATGAAATTACGATTTTCTTTCCTTTAGAGGAAGTAAGTGATGGTCTTGTAATTGAACATGGAAAATTAAACATCGTTTATGAAGATGAAGCACTTCTCATTATTGAAAAACCACCATTTATGAATACAATTCCTTCAAGAGAGCATCCAACGGGAAGTATAGCAAATTATGTATGTGGTTACTTTAAAGAAAGAGGTATCCACTCAACGGTTCATATTGTGACGAGACTTGATCGAGATACTTCAGGTTTACTTTGTATCGCAAAACATAGCCATATCCATCATTTAATGGGCATTCAGCAGCAAAATAAACAAATAAATAAGCAATATGAAGCCATTGTTCATGGACATGTTGAATTAGATGAACAATCTATTATTGCTCCCATCGGAAGAAAGCCACCCAGTATCATTGAACGAGAAGTACGAGATGATGGACAATACTCACATACTGATGTGAAAGTAATCACAAGAGGCTACTTCAATAGTGAACCAATTTCCCATGTAAGGCTGCAGCTTCATACTGGAAGAACCCATCAAATTCGAGTACATATGGCGCATATTGGCCATCCACTTGTTGGAGATGACCTTTATGGAGGAAGTAGAGAACTATACAACAGACAAGCACTTCACTGTGTACATTTAGAAATGATTCATCCATTAACAAAAGAAAAAATATTTTTTTCTAGTGAAATACTTGAAACAATGAAAAATTTAATAAATAATGAGATGTTCGAACAATAA
- the mgtE gene encoding magnesium transporter MgtE produces the protein MIENRNDNEVQYDEELLRQLLLDGNIEEFREHYLALHPYDQAQFYEKVGPDIRKIIFLFLSPQELALIFEALEIDNSEYEEYLKEMETSYAAEMLSVMDTDDAVDVLNELDEEHRDSFLEMMDSETVEEFHELLAYEEYTAGAIMTTEYVSILQNSTVRSAMNVLRNEAPNAETIYYVFVVDDQHRLTGVISLRDLIVSSEDTLIKDIMSDRVVYANVTADQEDVAQIFKDYDFLAVPVVDENNELVGIITVDDIIDVIDEEASDDYSKLAGISDVDDVNVSPFKAASKRLPWLIILLFLGMITATLMGQFEATLDKVAILALFIPLISGTSGNSGTQALAVAVRGIATGEIDGKNKLKLLFREISTGLITGIICALVVIGIIFFWKHSLIIGLLVGAAICCSIVVATIAGSFIPLLIHKMGIDPAVASGPFITTLNDITSILIYLGLASMLIGQLG, from the coding sequence ATGATAGAAAATAGAAACGACAACGAAGTACAATATGATGAGGAACTTCTCCGTCAATTACTTTTGGATGGGAACATTGAAGAATTCCGTGAACACTACCTAGCACTTCATCCATATGATCAAGCCCAGTTTTACGAGAAGGTGGGCCCTGACATACGTAAAATTATTTTTCTATTCTTGTCTCCTCAGGAGTTAGCCTTAATCTTTGAGGCTCTTGAAATAGATAATAGTGAATATGAAGAATATTTAAAAGAGATGGAAACATCTTATGCTGCAGAAATGCTTTCAGTTATGGATACTGATGATGCAGTAGACGTATTAAATGAACTTGATGAAGAGCATAGAGATAGTTTCTTAGAAATGATGGATAGTGAAACTGTTGAGGAATTCCATGAGTTATTAGCGTACGAGGAATATACTGCAGGGGCGATTATGACTACCGAGTATGTATCCATCTTGCAAAACTCAACGGTTCGATCCGCAATGAACGTATTAAGAAATGAAGCACCAAATGCTGAAACAATTTATTATGTATTCGTTGTGGATGATCAGCATCGACTTACTGGTGTCATTTCATTGAGAGATTTAATTGTTTCTAGTGAAGATACTTTAATTAAAGATATTATGAGTGACCGGGTTGTCTATGCAAATGTAACAGCTGATCAAGAAGATGTTGCGCAAATATTCAAAGATTACGATTTCTTAGCCGTTCCGGTAGTAGATGAAAACAACGAGCTTGTTGGGATTATCACTGTTGATGATATTATTGACGTTATTGATGAAGAAGCATCTGATGACTACTCAAAACTTGCCGGGATTTCAGATGTTGATGATGTTAATGTCAGTCCTTTTAAAGCAGCAAGCAAACGTTTACCGTGGCTTATCATTTTATTATTTTTAGGAATGATAACCGCTACCTTAATGGGGCAATTTGAGGCAACTTTGGATAAGGTTGCAATACTCGCGTTATTTATCCCATTAATTTCAGGAACATCTGGTAATAGTGGGACGCAAGCACTGGCTGTTGCTGTACGTGGTATTGCAACTGGTGAAATAGATGGCAAAAACAAATTAAAACTTCTGTTCCGTGAAATTAGTACAGGATTGATTACTGGTATTATTTGTGCCCTAGTGGTGATAGGGATTATCTTTTTCTGGAAGCATTCACTAATCATCGGTTTATTAGTAGGAGCAGCCATCTGTTGTTCGATTGTTGTTGCAACGATTGCAGGTTCATTTATTCCATTATTAATTCATAAAATGGGTATCGACCCTGCCGTTGCATCAGGTCCGTTTATTACAACATTAAATGATATTACAAGTATATTAATCTATTTAGGGTTAGCTTCAATGCTCATTGGTCAATTAGGATGA
- the cotZ gene encoding spore coat protein: MGCGKDNLESSSLGGVSRNMGCVCEVVKTILKIQNEAVRNDCDSCGTSCFLEPLGGLPNRARNADTRVFMLLDRLGKPFKAVYFDKHEGDFEFTPFFRVEDMFGDCCATLRCIMPVADDGDEINDVVDLTTDNLNNDVFNHIRKYKKTETCLTVDLNNFTAIQCIADVDLNICD, encoded by the coding sequence ATGGGTTGTGGTAAAGATAACCTAGAAAGCAGTTCTTTAGGTGGTGTTAGTCGTAATATGGGCTGCGTGTGTGAAGTAGTAAAAACAATCTTAAAAATTCAAAATGAGGCGGTTCGTAATGACTGTGATTCCTGTGGAACAAGTTGCTTCCTTGAGCCACTAGGTGGTCTTCCAAATCGTGCTCGAAATGCAGACACACGCGTATTTATGTTATTAGATAGACTAGGTAAACCATTCAAAGCAGTATACTTCGACAAACATGAAGGAGACTTCGAATTTACACCATTCTTCCGTGTAGAAGATATGTTTGGTGATTGCTGTGCTACTTTACGATGCATTATGCCAGTAGCTGATGATGGCGATGAAATAAACGATGTAGTAGATCTAACAACTGATAATCTAAATAACGATGTTTTCAATCACATTAGAAAATATAAGAAAACAGAAACTTGCTTAACAGTTGATTTAAATAATTTCACAGCAATTCAATGTATTGCAGACGTTGACCTAAACATTTGTGACTAA
- a CDS encoding stage V sporulation protein AC: MEQEKYQNLEQQITPPTPYLKNSIKAFLIGGLICTIGHAITYFYIIFFDFTEKTVGNPTVATMVFISMLLTGFGLYRKLGQFAGAGSAVPVTGFGNAVISAAIEHRTEGLVLGVGGNIFKLAGSVIVFGVASAFFVALVKLILVSIGVVQW, translated from the coding sequence ATGGAACAAGAAAAGTATCAGAATCTTGAGCAACAAATAACGCCTCCTACACCTTATTTAAAAAACTCAATTAAAGCATTTCTTATTGGCGGTTTAATTTGTACTATTGGGCATGCCATCACTTATTTTTATATTATCTTTTTTGATTTTACAGAAAAAACAGTTGGAAATCCAACAGTTGCAACGATGGTGTTTATTTCAATGCTTTTAACTGGTTTTGGACTTTATCGTAAATTAGGACAATTTGCTGGTGCCGGAAGTGCAGTTCCTGTTACTGGATTTGGTAATGCAGTCATATCAGCAGCAATTGAACATCGTACTGAAGGTTTGGTGCTTGGGGTAGGTGGCAACATCTTTAAATTAGCTGGTTCCGTGATTGTTTTTGGTGTTGCATCTGCTTTTTTTGTTGCCCTCGTTAAGCTAATACTTGTATCGATAGGTGTTGTTCAATGGTAA
- the spoVAD gene encoding stage V sporulation protein AD: MVILFQTKPSILACGAVAGPVEKKSVFYSYFDSVVDDERWNEKTNEQGHAKMIVEACDIVMKKANINNKLDIDFFLSGDLVNQMTPSNFAARELATAFIGLFSACATSVSSVIIASLLTELGASKYAIAGAASQHNAIERQFRYPIDYGGQKPATAQWTVTAAGYALIGNHKQDNPSIVAATVGKVVDNGDTNPFHMGGAMAPAAFDTIKNHLEKRNQQFSDYDLIMTGDLGKIGLNILKAMFAETGVKQEDLQLLRDAGAEYYGEDEAFLAGASGAGCSASVYYSYIFQQLKDGRYKRVLLCATGSLLSPLSFQQGESIPCTAHAIEITME, encoded by the coding sequence ATGGTAATACTATTTCAAACAAAGCCATCAATATTAGCCTGTGGAGCGGTAGCGGGACCAGTTGAAAAGAAAAGTGTATTTTATTCCTATTTTGATTCGGTAGTAGATGATGAAAGATGGAATGAAAAAACAAATGAGCAGGGCCACGCCAAAATGATTGTCGAGGCTTGTGATATCGTAATGAAAAAAGCAAATATTAATAATAAGTTGGATATAGATTTCTTCTTAAGTGGTGATTTAGTTAATCAAATGACACCGAGTAATTTTGCAGCCCGTGAGTTGGCAACAGCATTTATTGGATTGTTTTCGGCCTGTGCTACGAGTGTATCTTCTGTCATTATTGCAAGTTTATTAACAGAATTAGGTGCATCTAAATACGCGATAGCAGGTGCGGCGAGTCAGCATAATGCGATTGAAAGACAGTTCCGTTACCCAATTGATTATGGTGGACAAAAACCTGCAACAGCTCAATGGACGGTAACGGCAGCTGGTTATGCGCTTATTGGGAATCATAAACAAGACAATCCTTCCATTGTCGCTGCAACAGTTGGAAAGGTAGTGGACAATGGTGATACAAATCCCTTCCACATGGGTGGAGCAATGGCGCCAGCAGCATTTGATACAATTAAAAATCATTTAGAGAAACGAAACCAACAATTTTCGGATTATGATTTGATCATGACGGGTGACCTTGGAAAAATTGGATTAAATATTTTAAAAGCTATGTTTGCGGAAACGGGCGTAAAACAAGAAGATTTACAACTTTTACGAGATGCTGGTGCTGAATATTATGGTGAAGATGAAGCATTTTTAGCAGGAGCAAGTGGTGCGGGATGTTCTGCATCCGTTTACTATAGTTACATTTTTCAGCAATTAAAAGATGGACGATATAAACGAGTTTTGCTTTGTGCGACCGGATCTCTTCTCTCACCACTATCTTTCCAGCAAGGCGAATCAATTCCATGTACTGCACACGCAATTGAAATAACGATGGAGTGA
- a CDS encoding stage V sporulation protein AE: MIFFDFFFAFLIGGIICLIGQLIMDVGKMTPGHTLSILVVAGAIVSGLGLYQPIIDLAGAGATIPITSFGHSLAQGAIAEAEKHGWVGVLTGMFEVTSSGISAAIVFGFIAALIFKPKGKAN; encoded by the coding sequence ATGATATTTTTTGATTTTTTCTTTGCATTTCTTATTGGTGGTATCATTTGTTTGATTGGACAGTTAATTATGGATGTTGGAAAAATGACACCGGGACATACTCTATCAATTTTAGTTGTGGCAGGGGCAATTGTTTCAGGACTCGGCTTGTACCAACCGATTATTGACTTAGCAGGTGCAGGGGCTACAATTCCAATCACATCTTTTGGTCATTCTTTAGCCCAAGGTGCGATTGCAGAAGCAGAAAAGCATGGTTGGGTTGGCGTTTTAACGGGAATGTTTGAAGTAACAAGTTCAGGAATAAGTGCAGCCATTGTATTTGGTTTTATTGCTGCCCTAATTTTTAAACCAAAAGGTAAAGCAAACTAG
- the spoVIF gene encoding sporulation-specific transcription factor SpoVIF: MQNPFFKQIEKKTGVEMEEIMALANAIQYADFTNEKQVRKIVQRVSKLAKKPITRELEDNIVKSIIKDGSALDFSKIEKMLK; encoded by the coding sequence ATGCAAAACCCTTTTTTTAAGCAAATCGAAAAAAAAACTGGTGTTGAGATGGAAGAAATTATGGCACTAGCTAATGCAATTCAATATGCTGATTTTACAAATGAAAAGCAAGTACGTAAAATTGTTCAACGTGTAAGTAAACTTGCAAAAAAACCAATTACAAGAGAATTGGAAGATAACATTGTAAAATCAATTATTAAAGATGGAAGTGCATTAGATTTTAGTAAAATTGAAAAAATGCTGAAGTAA
- the yjcF gene encoding putative N-acetyltransferase YjcF, with amino-acid sequence MYDVKIVETEQQLQSAYEVRNKVFVVEQGVPEHLELDEFDAKSIHFIVNDGEQVVAAARFREYQPKVGKVERVCVLPSYRGKKLGVLMMKAIENYAATHGFQKLLLYAQTHAVPFYEKLNYVINSPEFLDAGIPHRSMEKMI; translated from the coding sequence GTGTACGATGTAAAAATAGTCGAAACTGAACAGCAGCTTCAATCAGCATACGAAGTAAGAAATAAAGTATTCGTTGTAGAACAAGGGGTACCTGAACATTTAGAGTTAGATGAATTTGATGCAAAATCAATACATTTTATCGTCAATGATGGAGAGCAAGTGGTTGCAGCTGCTCGTTTTCGTGAATATCAGCCAAAAGTTGGTAAGGTAGAAAGAGTTTGTGTTTTGCCGAGCTATCGAGGAAAAAAATTAGGAGTTCTTATGATGAAAGCCATCGAAAATTATGCTGCTACACATGGCTTTCAAAAGTTGCTCTTATATGCACAAACCCATGCAGTACCATTCTACGAAAAACTGAACTATGTAATCAATTCACCAGAATTTTTAGATGCTGGTATCCCACATCGCTCCATGGAAAAAATGATATAA
- the yjcG gene encoding putative phosphoesterase YjcG, translated as MKFGIVAFPSKKLQDLANTYRKRYDSHYSKVTPHITFKEAFEADDVKGISDILSSIAQKYAPLKIHASRVSSFFPTTNVIYFKIEPTEQLAKFHKEIQESINIGKPKHVFVPHITIAQDLTASEHDDIFGQLRMIGVDEKDTIDRIHLLYQLEDGSWTTYDTYKLSGVED; from the coding sequence TTGAAATTTGGTATTGTTGCATTTCCATCAAAAAAATTACAGGATTTAGCGAATACTTATCGTAAACGTTACGATTCTCATTATTCGAAAGTGACTCCACATATAACATTCAAAGAAGCTTTTGAGGCGGATGATGTAAAAGGAATTTCAGATATTTTATCTTCAATTGCGCAAAAGTATGCACCTTTAAAGATTCATGCCTCTCGCGTTAGTTCATTTTTTCCAACAACGAATGTCATCTATTTCAAAATTGAACCAACAGAACAACTAGCAAAGTTTCATAAAGAGATTCAAGAATCCATCAATATTGGTAAACCTAAACATGTATTTGTACCGCATATTACCATTGCTCAAGATTTAACGGCATCAGAACATGATGATATTTTTGGTCAATTGCGTATGATTGGTGTAGATGAAAAAGATACAATTGATCGCATTCACTTGTTATATCAATTAGAGGATGGTTCATGGACGACATATGACACTTATAAGCTAAGTGGAGTTGAAGACTAG
- the ypjQ gene encoding hypothetical protein, which yields MHNKNVRVHSNDVTTAAKEALNRRGVKIEDIAEIVYQMQKPYNQGLKIEHCVGSVERVLQKREIQHAVLVGIELDELAEKKMLSQPLQAIVESDEGLFGVDETIALGSVLTYGSIAVTTYGHLDKKKIGIIKKLDTKAGEGVHTFLDDLVASIAACAASRIAHKARDLEEEEATFDDVPSFVMSTSAAESSNKAK from the coding sequence ATGCATAATAAAAATGTTCGTGTTCATTCAAACGATGTTACAACTGCTGCAAAAGAAGCTTTAAATCGTCGTGGTGTAAAAATCGAAGATATTGCTGAAATAGTTTATCAAATGCAAAAACCTTATAATCAAGGATTAAAAATTGAGCATTGCGTAGGTTCGGTTGAACGTGTGCTTCAAAAACGTGAAATTCAACATGCTGTTTTAGTTGGGATTGAGCTTGATGAACTGGCGGAAAAGAAAATGCTTTCCCAACCTTTACAAGCGATTGTTGAATCTGATGAAGGATTGTTTGGAGTAGATGAAACGATAGCTTTAGGTTCAGTATTAACATATGGAAGCATTGCTGTAACGACCTATGGACATTTAGATAAGAAAAAAATTGGAATTATTAAAAAATTAGATACAAAAGCAGGGGAAGGTGTCCATACATTTTTAGATGATTTAGTTGCAAGTATTGCGGCTTGTGCAGCATCGAGAATTGCACATAAAGCACGTGATTTAGAAGAGGAAGAGGCAACGTTCGATGACGTTCCTTCATTTGTCATGAGTACCTCTGCAGCTGAGTCAAGTAATAAAGCCAAATAA
- the sigV gene encoding RNA polymerase sigma factor SigV, with the protein MLKPRWDNVISEYVMQNKENFYRLAYSYVQNVDDALDIVQDSIQKAISANTLKDQKAIKSWFYKIVVNTSLDFLRRRKKIQVVDETTIEQHSPGQIDHYVDIDLQQALNELPPDYRSVIVLRYLEDLKIEEVAEILDLNINTTKTRIYKGLKVLRVQMDDFNFEEAK; encoded by the coding sequence GTGTTAAAGCCTAGGTGGGATAATGTTATATCAGAATACGTTATGCAAAACAAAGAAAATTTTTATCGGCTAGCCTATAGTTATGTACAAAACGTCGACGATGCACTTGATATCGTGCAGGATTCTATTCAAAAAGCAATTTCAGCAAATACACTTAAAGATCAAAAAGCAATTAAAAGTTGGTTTTATAAAATTGTAGTTAATACATCATTGGATTTTTTACGACGAAGAAAAAAAATTCAAGTTGTGGACGAAACAACAATTGAACAACATTCGCCAGGCCAAATTGATCACTATGTAGACATCGATTTACAGCAGGCATTAAATGAATTACCACCTGATTATCGAAGTGTAATTGTCCTTAGATATCTTGAGGACTTGAAAATTGAGGAAGTAGCAGAAATTTTAGATTTGAACATTAACACGACAAAAACTCGAATTTACAAAGGTCTAAAAGTGCTGCGTGTTCAAATGGACGATTTTAATTTTGAGGAGGCAAAATAA
- a CDS encoding anti-sigma-V factor RsiV, producing MSHKNMDKNKIERLKEAYKNIPIPSELDNVVQNALMQKKTKRKNLGWIAGVAAAAVIFTSSLNLSPAFAQSLKDIPVVGSIVNVLTIQDYSIDEGNYEANIKVPAVENLENESLEQSLNNKYLEESQKLYETFMNEMETQKAFGEDGHLKVDSGYIIKTETDQLLSIGRYVEETVASSMTTIQYDTIDKKNELLVTLPSLFKDNSYVDVISTNILEQMNKQMAEDSSKIYFIESIDYPDGFKEIALNQNFYINSNNELVIAFNEYDVAPGYMGPVEFIIPTKVLQEILVSNEYLK from the coding sequence ATGAGTCATAAAAATATGGACAAAAACAAAATAGAAAGATTAAAAGAAGCGTATAAAAATATACCTATTCCTTCGGAGCTTGATAACGTTGTGCAAAATGCCTTGATGCAGAAAAAGACAAAAAGAAAAAATTTAGGGTGGATTGCTGGTGTTGCAGCAGCAGCTGTAATTTTTACATCTAGTTTAAACTTAAGCCCTGCATTTGCTCAATCTTTAAAGGATATACCAGTGGTTGGGAGTATTGTTAATGTATTAACAATTCAGGATTACAGTATTGATGAAGGAAATTATGAAGCTAACATCAAAGTACCAGCAGTTGAAAATTTAGAAAATGAATCGTTAGAACAGAGCTTGAATAATAAATATCTAGAGGAAAGTCAAAAGCTTTATGAAACGTTTATGAATGAAATGGAAACACAAAAGGCATTTGGTGAAGATGGACATCTAAAAGTTGATAGTGGCTATATCATTAAAACGGAAACAGATCAACTGTTATCAATTGGTCGTTACGTTGAAGAAACAGTAGCGTCCTCTATGACAACAATTCAATACGATACAATTGATAAAAAGAATGAACTATTAGTAACATTACCAAGTTTATTTAAGGATAATAGCTATGTAGATGTGATTAGTACAAATATTTTAGAACAGATGAACAAACAAATGGCAGAGGATTCTTCAAAAATATATTTTATTGAGTCTATAGATTATCCAGATGGTTTCAAAGAAATTGCATTGAATCAAAACTTCTACATTAATTCAAATAATGAATTAGTAATTGCTTTTAATGAATATGATGTGGCACCAGGTTACATGGGTCCAGTTGAATTTATAATACCTACTAAAGTATTGCAAGAAATTCTTGTTAGTAACGAGTACTTAAAATAA
- a CDS encoding alcohol dehydrogenase: MYNYYMPTRIIFENNSSGKLGEILEKENKKNVLVVTDKGVLNAGLLNAMFQSFDNSNISYGIFDEVEPNPKSSTIRKGVQKLSESNFDAIVGFGGGSSIDTAKAIAVMATNEGEILDYEGVGNVINDSLFLVAVPTTAGTGSEVTASTIITDENTLFKAAIISPKVFPNLAILDATLTLGCPPGITSSTGIDALTHAIESYISKQSNPISGSIALHAISLISKNIHKAYYYGTDLESREKMLEASMLAGLAFSQTRLGNVHAISQALGGVFDIPHGIANAALLPYVLKFNAPACLKEMVDIANAMGIQTENESDVIIAEKVVNTIVEWNHSFDIPNNTKDLGVDLSEIDKLIADSMRSGNILVNPRLTTSKDVEKLIRDSYDGVL, from the coding sequence ATGTATAACTACTACATGCCAACTAGAATTATCTTTGAAAACAATAGTTCTGGTAAATTGGGAGAAATATTAGAAAAAGAAAATAAAAAAAATGTTTTAGTCGTCACAGATAAAGGGGTTTTAAACGCTGGACTATTAAATGCAATGTTCCAATCATTCGATAACAGTAATATCTCATATGGGATTTTTGATGAAGTGGAACCGAATCCAAAATCATCCACTATTAGAAAAGGGGTTCAAAAGCTTTCTGAAAGTAACTTTGACGCAATTGTAGGATTTGGAGGGGGAAGCTCGATTGATACAGCAAAAGCAATTGCAGTTATGGCAACAAATGAAGGGGAAATTTTAGACTATGAAGGTGTAGGAAACGTCATTAACGATTCGCTATTCTTGGTAGCGGTTCCAACAACGGCCGGAACAGGTAGTGAAGTTACAGCATCCACGATTATTACGGATGAAAATACTTTATTTAAAGCGGCAATTATAAGTCCTAAAGTATTTCCGAATTTAGCAATTTTAGATGCAACATTAACATTAGGGTGTCCACCAGGGATTACTTCTTCAACAGGGATTGATGCATTAACACATGCAATTGAGTCTTACATATCAAAACAAAGTAATCCTATTAGTGGAAGTATTGCCCTACATGCTATTAGCTTAATATCTAAGAATATTCATAAGGCTTACTATTATGGAACTGACTTAGAGAGTCGAGAAAAAATGTTAGAGGCTTCCATGTTAGCAGGTCTAGCATTTTCTCAAACGAGATTAGGAAATGTTCATGCAATCTCACAGGCTTTAGGTGGGGTCTTTGATATTCCACACGGGATAGCAAATGCAGCACTTTTACCATATGTTCTAAAATTTAACGCACCAGCTTGTTTAAAAGAAATGGTCGACATTGCAAATGCAATGGGTATTCAAACTGAAAATGAAAGCGATGTCATTATTGCTGAGAAGGTTGTGAATACAATTGTTGAATGGAATCACTCCTTTGATATACCAAATAATACAAAGGATTTAGGCGTTGATTTATCTGAGATTGATAAATTAATAGCTGATTCAATGAGAAGTGGAAATATATTAGTAAATCCACGTCTTACAACTTCTAAAGATGTAGAAAAATTGATCAGAGATTCTTATGATGGGGTACTTTAA